In the genome of Tenrec ecaudatus isolate mTenEca1 chromosome Y, mTenEca1.hap1, whole genome shotgun sequence, the window AGTCTTTCCAAATACGACATTGGGATCCCAAGGTAGAAGTCAGGATTGAGAACAGATGGCAAAGGGTTGTGGCACTAGTTGTCCATACGGATGCAGATTGCATCGCACAGGGTGCGACAGTGCCTGTAAGCAAGGCGTATTCTTTGGggtccatggagctgcaaggtcagcctcAGCTGCTCCATCACCTCTGCAAGGGTATGCCACGGCAGAGTTAACTGGTGGTCCATGTAGCAATTGAGGGGGACAGGAAGCTCTAGAAAGGCAAAGTTGCACCTTGGGAAAGTGTGAAACAGCAGGGTCTGTAGGACAGCCATGGACAACGGGTTTCCGCAGAGTTTCAAGGTTCTGAGTTGAGAGCAGTgacccagagcaggctgcaagtAATCGCAGTCCGAGTCCGTGATGCCACAGTCCGCCAAATCCAGGTGGGCCAGGGTGGCTGAGACTCTgttcagcagagcagggaggaacTCGTAATTGGAGCCAGGCCTGCGTACACCACTCAAGTCAAGGGATTTCAGGTGGCTGGTGCAGGGACATGAGGACAGGTATGTCAAGTCCTGGTCCATAAGCAAGGAACGGCGTATGTGCAGGGTCTCTAAGGGCGCCTGCAagcttctgagcagctggtggaggtgGTTACCAAAGAAGTTCACAGAGTGCAGCATGAGGGTGTGGAGCTGATGCAGACTGAGGAGCTGAGTGGTGAATTGTTGAAGTAGCTTCTGCGCCTCGTCCTCATCGTTCTCCCCGGGGACGATGCAATACAGGGTGCATTCAGAGAGGAGGAGTGTATGCAGTTGGACCATCTGGGACAGGTAAGGAGAGAACCAGTTGAGGCTTTGCAGGTCCCAGCTACCAAGCAAtctcatctcctggacagagtctAGCTGCACTTTGTTGAGGATCTCCCCAAGAATGGGAAGCGGGGCAACATTCCGAACAAGCTCGAGCTTCCTGCAGCACAGGTGTGGCAGGTCCTTCGTCTGCTTGACCCTTTCgatgaggaaggtgagcatttcatTTGGGATGTCTTCCTGAAAGCACAGGTCAGTGAGCACCGTCATGCCAGCCAAGGCTGGATATTTCTCCACTGACCTACATTTGTCTTCTTTGAGGATCTGAGTCTTGGGATGGGTGGACTCTGGATCCTCTGATGACATTACAGAGGCAGTAGACTGGCGTCCAGCCCACACTTTCCAGAAGTTGGTCCCAGTGTTCATTTGTAAATCCAGcactttcagtttgcatctcctgtGCTTAACCTTCTGGGAAAGCAGTATAGCAAGGCCATCAAGGGCAGCCTTTAAGATGTCAGGGGGAGACTGACAATCTTCCATCAGAGCCCCCAGAGGGAGCTTGAGGAAGGGCCACACCCCAACCATGGCCTTCACTGTCTCTCTGTAATCTCCGACAACAGCTGCCACGAACAGGGGAGGGAAGAGCTCTGTGGGCAACCACTCCAGAGAggcaatggctgaggcctcattctgcaacacgctctggatggccaggtccaggaacctgggtgggttcctgctgctcatgCTGATCAATCTGCTCCAAGAGCGATCCTGACCTGTGAATGAAGAGAAAGGGTCTGCTCAGTGTTCTGGGAGAGCCAATCTGGTTGTCCTAGCCCTCCACACTCTGGACTCCACTGTCATCCCCTTAGCCCCTCAGAGAGCAGCTCGCTGACCATGCTAATCTTTCCAGTAACTCACACTGGTAGAGGCTGGTCCACGTGGGCTTAGATTTCAAACTGGATTCTTCTTCTTCTGACTCAAGTTGACCCAGAGGCTgtggaatccaagatgggcagtCAGGAGTCTGATGGCAGACAGTGACCTCAGCAGCTGGGGAGGTGaatgaagcaaaaataagtaggAAATTTGGGGGACGCTACCTCAAGTTTCAAAGACTGAGAGTGAGACGAAAGGGCCCGACATTTCAGAGCTAGGGAACACTTATCCATGGGACTGGAGGTCTCATCCTTTCAGCTCAGGGGCTCTGACAACAGATGGTTTTGCCTCTCTGGATTCATCTGCATCGCTCATTCCCTAGATCATGAATGCAGAATATTCAAACatcacaacagagtgaaatcatCTGGAAATAGAAATTCCACTCAAAACTTACTTTCTGAGTAAGAAGCCGGATGTCcgcattcactttttaaaaatttcttttaatGGAAGACAgatgtttctttccttttattatatacgtttattgggggctcttacatctcttatcgtaagccacacatgcattcattgtgtcaagcacatttgcagggATGCTAATAtcatcggtttcaaaacattttctttatacttgaccctgtTTATATACAATGAGAGGGAAACCGAtccatgtacttatatctatatgttaagaattaaggttgcagatggacatggggcctagattcaagtactacctcaacaaAAGTCACTTGGTCCTAATtatctgcattctgtgatgctcaccttcccgataccatAACGTAAGATGAAATGtgggcataagcaaaggtggggaAAGCTGCCtgtctatgaaaagatatagcatttggggtgttaagggcttaaagttaaataagcagccatctagctgaagtgGTTTTCTTGATTTGACTGGTATTGATAActtattgaaaatgaaatgttctgactGAAGCCCTTACCTAAAAGACATTTTGTGGGAGTTCATTATCAGCAGGCAAAAGCAAAGCTGGGGCCATGAAGCTGAAGACTTGAATCAGATGCAGGAGAATGCAAATATAACCTCAGACACATTCCACTTGAATGTCAAGAGCATCTCAACAACAGATGTGATCAAGTGAATACGATCGACAGAAAACTGAACCAGCTATAGCATGACATCAATAGTATCATGTATGAAAGAAAAATCCTtcacaaaacagaaaagaatgaaTGACCTAGCTGGACGCAAAGGAGACTCTGAATCCTGAAATTGGTAGAAGCATCCctaaagccaatggaagaaacCATCAAGAGCTGAGCAGAACATGTAAAACAGAAGACAAATTACACTATTATAGTGAGATATGCTTCTCAATGTGAACATCACCAGTGATAATAGGAGGTCAAAGAGGTGGTAAGAGGAGTCCATTCCGTGCATGTAACAGATAAAGGAGAGGTGGGAAGGAGGTGAGACCCAGTTAAAGCTTTGTCTGACATAAAAGCAGGAAAAATAAAGGCAGAGCCAATTAAATACAGATTCGTTTGGGGTTTCCTCCTGTCGACAGGAAAACTAAACATAGTCATTTCTGCCAAGATCTTTGTTAATAGCTTTGTAATAAAGAAGGGACTTTCTTTTATCCATCACATCATCATTGAGGAGGACAAAAGACTAAGCTTTCGCTCATTTACATGTCTTAGTCTACAGGAGACCTCCCTTAAGTCTACACTCTCATTCTTCCCCTGTGCTTCAGCATCATTTACCTGTCTTTCCCAGAGCAATCTGTTCCACCTTGCTTCCAGGACACGGTGAGATTCCGAGCTACTGATCTTCCCCGTGTCCTTTCAAGTTCAACATGAGTATTTGGTGGTCAGAAAATGAGTGTTGGTTCTCAAGAAGGCAGTGGGACTATTCCCTGCATTAGGACAGACTCGGGAGCCTTCAcaggcagtggttatgcattgggctgctgtgacctgcatggtcagcagtttgaaaccaccagcagcttcgcaggaaaaacactgggctttcttgtcccatgaagagttatcgcACCAGCATTTCTAAGGGGCtgctgagtcagcagtgactccatggcagtgtgctTCAGTCTGAGAGGCTGTCAGAAAGTGCTCGACATGTAAGGTCAAACCCAATGCAGACAGAGCTGAAGAACCTTCCTTAGAATTTTTTAAGCACAAGGAACTGAAGAAGACCACAAGTgctagaagcaaaacaaaacaagacagaacagaacgAATCAAAAGTGCGAATTTCACAATCAAAACTCTATGGTTCCCAATTTTGAAAGATGCTGCTTTTGTTAGGACCATTTGTGTCATTCCAGATGCACAGAAATCCTATAACCTACGAAGGAAGcactgttctgtcctgtcctcccaAGCCACCACTGTGAAACAAATTACCACACAAATATTCTATGAAAAATGCAGGGGCCACAAAAACAAGATGAAGGAACACACAGAGTGGGTTTCCTAAAAGAAGGAGACATTCAACCATGACAAGAAGTAGCGTATGAAACAGGGATTCTAGGACAAGACCCTTTCCCTCTGTCCATCCATGGATCTGGTCTCCCACGGAGAGGCCGCTGTGTTCTCCCATCTCCTTACACCAGCCCTCCAAGATCTGCGTCCCTCCCCATCAGCTCCTCGCAACCATTCAGGTAGTTTTCATGTAACTCTCATTCAACTCACAGTTGCAGACGCTGACAAGGCTCCAATTTCAGTCTTGGCCACGGTCCTTGTTGAAGTAGATCCGGTGCATGAAGAATCCAAGAAGGCAGGTCGAACGGCAGACTTCTTCgtcaagaatgttgagcctgaaaACTTCCAGAGAAGCCAGGAAAATGTTGACAAGGTTCCGTCTCAAGTCCAGAAACCTTCAGGTCAAGTGAAGGGTCTAGGTGCGGAACAAAGCTCCAGAGCATTCAGAGAGTCCTTTTAAAGGATaagaccacacccaccaggaagctATTGCTTCCCcttcattggctgttcacagtaggtctcatcatggaagtgatggcatttcATGAGATCTCATCAGCCGGGCTGATGCCATCAGAACGGAccaactcctgagaatccagaccCAGCCCTGTTCACACAAGCCCTCGGCCATCAGCCCTTATGCACTGGGAGGGAGAGGACACAGAAGATGGTGAGGGTTGTGttggagggtgaaaaaggattaagTGGGTGTTTatagaaatagctttattggccCGTTTCTCATACATGCAATATAGTTTTGTCATTATGGATGCTCCTCTTTGTAGCGCACTTCCTGAAGCACAAACTTTCTTCCACTGTAGCTCCTCCGACTTATGAAAAACGTATGAAAAGGAGTACAAATGCCTCCTTGGCTTCCTACTGACTGTCAATCTTTCCAGGAGTCGATGGCTTCATTAAAGCACATGGACTGGCTGACagatttgaaccagtgacctggtGGTGTCCTGACCAATGTTTGAAGGACTGACCTCTGCAGAAGGATCCCACACACTGTCTTAAATCTCAAGTGCTCTCAGGATACAAGCATCAACCTAAGagattccatgactgtaactctgtgtgggagtagaaagccccatctttctcccatatataAAGTGTCTTGTCTGCTTTTGCCCCATGGGATGCTTTCCACTTTCTCTCAAGGGCTGTATGAGCTTTGTTGGTAAACAATGCTGTGTGTCTTTGAGGTGGCagactctcatctttctccattgtagAAGCTAGTGGTTTTGGAAGCCTCCAACTATTGATTAATAGACAAGCACAGCCCACTACCTAGGCACAACTCCAAAACTGACATCCTTCCGTGCCCATTTCTGTTAGGTCGAGGGAACAGAGCCCAAAATTGAATGCACATTTTTAATAGTGTTGCTCCAGGAGAAGTAAGTACCACAAGAGGATAGCTTTACAAAgagacatttattttatcttaggCAAAATATGTTAGTGTCAGAAGCTTAGACATGGATATGAAAGATTGGATGTTGATTGTCTTGTACTGGGATGGACTGGTAACTTTTCAGCATCTGTGTGCATTCCATGGGGATTCCACGAGTTTTGGCATCCAGGTTCTTCTGAATCTATAAGGTTCCCCTGCAGGGACCCTGGGTTCCAAGGACATGCTCTGCTCCCGTCTGTTGGCCTCTCTTTTCATGTCTTGTAGATGAGAGATGTGAAGCCAGCAAGGAATGACTGGGCTAAGGGTGTAAATGTCAGATGCTTCCTGTAATCGTCAACCCCAATCACCACATTGTTAGAGCAAAGATAGCCTAATCCTCTTGAACCTAACTCCAAATAATATCATTTGCATAGTGAACATGAGGGTTTTCCAAGTGTTACAGTAAACCAGAAGCATAAGTGAGGATTAGTAAGGAAGGCAATCACATTAGCTTTCCACATGCATGATGATTTCATCCCAACTTCCCTTACTGGGAGAAAATCATAAAGTAAGGAATCTGTAGCCTGCAGGGTCGCCTTGAGATCCTCCATTGCCTCTAAAAGAGTATCCTAAGACAGAGAACTTTCCGTGTCCTCATAGCAATCCTGAGACACAAGGAGCCCTAGAAGGGAGAACTTACACAGAGCTTGTGTGCTGAAGCAGGTCCTGCAGCACAGCCATGGAGACTGGGTTTCCACCCAACTCTAAGGTGGTGAGCGCGGAGTACTGGCACAGAGCAGGCTGCAAGGCAGTGAGCTCAGAGTCATCGATGTCACAGTCAGCTAAATTCAGGTGGTTCACGGTGGCTGAGACCCTCTCTAGCAGACTTGGGAGGAATTCATGTCTTAAGGAATCCGTGAACATACCACTCATATGCGGGGACCTTAGTTGGCTGCTTCAGGGACAAGAGCACAGGCTGTCAGGCCAGAGTCCAAAGCAATGCAGTGCTTTTAAAGAGAGAAACTGCGAATGTGTAGCCCACAACTGAGCAGCTGATAGACGTGGTCATTGAGGAAGAAGACTGCTTCCAGAACGAGGTGCTGGAATAATGCAGACTGAGGATATGAGAGGCCAATTTTGCAAGACacttctccactttgtccatggtaCATGACACCAGGGGATCTGGACTTATGTGGGACTTACGTGGGAAACATGGAGTGTGCTCTGGTGACCCATCTGGGACAGGTAAGCAGTAAACCAGTTGAGCCTCTGCAGGTCCCATCTGCAGTGGATTCCCACCTCCTGCACAGAATCCATCTGTACCCCATTTAAGATCTCCTCAATAATCAGAAGCTGTGACAGATCTCCTTCAAACGCTAACTCCTGACAGCAGAGGGTAGGCAGGGTCTTTCCACAGTTGACTCTTGTAATGATAATAGTGAGCAATTCATCTGGTACTGATTCAAGAAGGCAAATGCTTGTGAGCAAATACATAGAGGCCAAACACTGAGGCTTCTCTCCTGCTATGGGATCCTTCCCTTTGAGAGTCACAGTCCTGGGTTGGGTTGTTACTGGACGCAATGGATTGGGTTTCAGACCACACTCTCCAAAACTTGGTGTCAGTGTTCAGGCATATATCCACAACTCAGAGTTCACATCCCCTGTGTGGAATCATCTGGGAAGCAGGATATCAAAATATCCTGTTGAGAATGCCAAGACTTCATGAGAGCCCCTAGCGAGAGCAGGATAAAAAGCCAGGACACTACCGTGGCCTTCGCTGCGTGTCTGTATCCACCGACCACAGCTGCATGACAGTGGTGGGAAGAGTTCATGAGTAGCGACCCCAGGACAGCCATGGCTGAGGCCTCATCCTGCCACACACTCTGGATGGCCAGgtccaggagcctgggtgggttcctgctgctTATGCTGATCAATCTGCTCCAAGAGCAATCCTAACTTGTGAATGATACGAGACGTCTGCTCAGACTTCTGGGAGAACTACACTGGTTGTCCTTGCCCTCCAAAACTGGGTCATGGCACCCAGAGCTCCTCAGAAGGGAGCTTTCTGGCTTTGTTACTCCTCTTATCAACTCACAGTGGGAGAGGCTCTCAAGATCCATGTGAGGCTTACTTTTCAGTCTAGCTACTTCCTCTGC includes:
- the LOC142435692 gene encoding PRAME family member 27-like, with translation MTVLTDLCFQEDIPNEMLTFLIERVKQTKDLPHLCCRKLELVRNVAPLPILGEILNKVQLDSVQEMRLLGSWDLQSLNWFSPYLSQMVQLHTLLLSECTLYCIVPGENDEDEAQKLLQQFTTQLLSLHQLHTLMLHSVNFFGNHLHQLLRSLQAPLETLHIRRSLLMDQDLTYLSSCPCTSHLKSLDLSGVRRPGSNYEFLPALLNRVSATLAHLDLADCGITDSDCDYLQPALGHCSQLRTLKLCGNPLSMAVLQTLLFHTFPRCNFAFLELPVPLNCYMDHQLTLPWHTLAEVMEQLRLTLQLHGPQRIRLAYRHCRTLCDAICIRMDN